The following coding sequences lie in one Arachis stenosperma cultivar V10309 chromosome 5, arast.V10309.gnm1.PFL2, whole genome shotgun sequence genomic window:
- the LOC130979711 gene encoding protein RETARDED ROOT GROWTH, mitochondrial has protein sequence MGGRWRTVYLLFNRITSSSSSLFKPRFPPPLSTNNRFLSFAASSAIPCSFDPDPTFGYGAPQDDQTVKIPVKAYFLCTSINLKGIQADNMRNVVPPSSRSSSNYVALRFCDFNPDYKGHAFHVKASSCRYMVVYQYGSAVLFNIEDHEVEVYLDLVKRHASTLLPEMRKDDYAVKEKPLLVEDMQGGPDYIVLKSLDTDGIRIIGSVLGQSIALDYFVSQVDGLVEEFAGINRGMEKTGTFTMDKKKLLQLVGKANSHLADVILKVGLFERSEIAWRDAKYAQIYEYLREEYEVAQRFGNLDFKLKFVEHNIHFLQEVLQNRKSDFLEWCIIGLLTIENVISFYEILRESNTIS, from the exons ATGGGCGGTAGATGGAGAACCGTGTACCTTCTTTTCAACCGAATAACTTCTTCTTCGTCGTCGCTATTCAAACCTCGTTTTCCTCCACCTCTTTCCACCAACAATCGCTTTCTCTCTTTCGCCGCTTCTTCTGCAATTCCTTGCAGTTTCGACCCGGATCCGACTTTCGGGTACGGAGCTCCGCAGGATGACCAAACCGTCAAAATCCCCGTCAAAGCATACTTCCTCTGCACAAG TATAAATCTCAAGGGCATTCAGGCTGACAATATGAGAAATGTTGTTCCCCCATCTTCTCGCTCATCATCAAACTACGTTGCCCTCCGGTTTTGTGACTTCAATCCAGACTATAAA GGACATGCATTTCATGTGAAAGCAAGCAGCTGTCGCTACATGGTTGTATACCAGTATGGCTCTGCTGTTTTGTTTAACATTGAGGATCATGAAGTGGAAGTTTACCTAGATCTAGTTAAGAGGCATGCATCTACTTTACTTCCAGAGATGCGGAAAGATG ATTATGCAGTAAAGGAAAAGCCACTATTAGTTGAAGACATGCAAGGAGGCCCAGACTACATAGTTCTAAAATCTTTGGATACTGATGGCATCCGTATAATTGGAAGTGTACTGGGACAAAGCATTGCTCTTGATTATTTTGTGTCACAG GTTGATGGCTTAGTTGAAGAGTTTGCCGGCATAAATCGTGGAATGGAGAAAACTGGGACTTTCACTATGGATAAGAAGAAGCTTCTACAGCTGGTTGGGAAAGCTAACTCGCACTTAGCTGATGTGATTCTTAAAGTCGGTCTCTTTGAGAG ATCAGAAATTGCTTGGAGAGATGCGAAGTATGCACAAATATACGAATATTTACGGGAGGAGTATGAAGTTGCTCAACGCTTTGGAAACCTGGATTTCAAATTGAAATTTGTCGAG CACAATATTCATTTTCTCCAAGAAGTTCTCCAGAACAGAAAGTCAGATTTCTTGGAATGGTGCATTATTGGCCTATTGACTATTGAAAATGTTATATCTTTTTATGAGATTCTTCGAGAGTCAAATACAATCTCTTAG